From one Patescibacteria group bacterium genomic stretch:
- a CDS encoding O-antigen ligase family protein, translating to MKILKWGIYLIIFCLPLYLIRLKVLGIPTTVLELMIYGLFALWLVNKGYKDIWTALKHEGLLVWGIVFLMVGVSMATIFSWDLRVSAGIWKSWFIDALIFFFVVVSIIKKDDIKNIFRALIYSGLAVSIISLVYLIQGNFNYQGRLQGIYNSPNFLAMYLAPILIILVANIYSRINIRLILFLVFLILAVTLFFTKSFGVLLGILAALVFGLAIHLYQKKKIKLALGIIFLAFAIIFIFGLVKIESLEGLKSFDARFVIWQTAWESFEDNPITGIGPGTFEDYFPPYPKWGVPQPHNVFLAFLLQTGIVGFVGFILILIWFFRPRADQPRAGRWQLLLMMIMIYILAHGLVDTTYWKNDLSLVFWVIIGVMVIIKKES from the coding sequence ATGAAGATTTTAAAATGGGGCATATATTTAATTATTTTCTGCCTGCCATTATATTTAATCAGATTGAAAGTTCTTGGCATTCCGACCACTGTGCTGGAATTGATGATTTACGGGCTGTTTGCGCTCTGGTTGGTAAATAAGGGCTACAAGGACATCTGGACGGCCTTAAAACACGAGGGGCTACTGGTCTGGGGAATTGTTTTTTTAATGGTCGGGGTAAGTATGGCAACTATTTTTTCCTGGGATTTAAGAGTGAGTGCGGGGATTTGGAAAAGCTGGTTTATAGATGCCCTGATATTCTTTTTTGTGGTTGTTTCCATTATAAAAAAAGATGATATTAAAAATATCTTTAGAGCATTGATTTATTCGGGATTGGCAGTTTCAATAATTTCTCTGGTTTATTTAATTCAGGGGAATTTTAATTATCAAGGAAGGTTGCAGGGAATTTATAATTCGCCGAATTTCTTAGCAATGTATCTGGCACCGATACTAATTATTTTAGTAGCGAATATTTATTCGCGAATAAATATCCGCCTAATTTTGTTTCTTGTTTTTTTGATTCTTGCTGTTACTTTATTTTTTACTAAATCCTTTGGCGTTTTGCTTGGAATTCTGGCTGCTTTGGTTTTTGGGCTAGCGATCCATCTTTATCAAAAGAAGAAAATAAAACTGGCTTTAGGAATTATTTTTCTGGCTTTTGCGATTATTTTTATTTTTGGATTAGTAAAAATAGAATCACTGGAAGGGCTTAAGTCATTTGATGCGCGGTTCGTAATCTGGCAGACAGCGTGGGAGTCATTTGAAGATAATCCGATTACAGGCATTGGACCTGGGACATTTGAGGACTATTTTCCTCCGTATCCTAAATGGGGTGTGCCTCAGCCGCATAATGTATTTTTGGCATTTTTGCTTCAAACGGGAATAGTGGGATTTGTCGGTTTTATTTTAATTCTGATTTGGTTTTTTCGGCCTAGGGCCGACCAGCCTCGGGCTGGTAGATGGCAATTGCTACTGATGATGATTATGATATATATTCTGGCGCATGGGTTAGTTGATACCACTTATTGGAAGAATGATCTTTCTTTGGTTTTTTGGGTAATCATAGGAGTGATGGTGATTATCAAAAAAGAATCCTGA